In Balneolaceae bacterium, the genomic stretch GGCTATAAGGAGAGCGGGGTGGGACGCGAGGGCGGCCTGCACGGGCTTTACCCCTACGTGAAGCTCAGTGAGACCCTTTGACCGTAAAGAACCGCACTAAATACAACCGCGAGCCATGAGTGACCGACTGGACGTACAGAAAACCTACAAGACCTACGTGGGGGGCGCCTTTCCCCGCAGTGAATCGGGCCGAACCTACAAGGTAATGGACGGCGAGGGCGAGCCCCTGGCCAACGCATGCCGCTGCTCACGCAAGGACGTGCGCGACGCCGTAACGGCCGCCCGCAAGGCCTTCGAAGGCTGGAGCGGGCGCTCGGCCTACAACCGGGGACAGATTCTCTACCGCATCGGCGAGATGCTGGAGGGGCGCGCCGGACAGTTCGCCGCCGAGCTGCAGAAGACCGGCCTCAAGAAGAAATCCGCCGAGCGCCGGGTAGAGCTGGCCATCGACCGGCTCATCTACTACGCCGGCTGGACCGACAAGATTGCCCAGGTCTTCGGAACGGTAAACCCGGTGGCAAGCAGCCATTTCAATTTTTCGATGCCCGAACCCACGGGCGTGGTGGGCATCTGGGCGCCCGAGGAGAGTCCCCTGCTGGGACTGGTCTCGGTCGTGGCCCCGGTGATCGCGGGAGGCAACACCTGCGTGGTGCTCGCCTCCGAAAGCAAACCGCTGGGCGCGGTCAGCTTCGCCGAGGTGCTTCACTCCTCCGATGTGCCCGGCGGGGTGGTCAACATTCTGACCGGCCGGCGGGAGGAACTTACCTCCCACCTCTCCTCCCACATGAATATTAACGGGCTGCTCTACACCGACGCCGGCTTTATCGAACAGTACGGGAAACAAATTGAGGAGAACGCCGCTTTAAACGTCAAGCGGGTGGCCGGCGAGGCGGTGGAGGACTGGACCGACGAGGCGCAGAGCAATCCCTACCGCGTCACCGATTTCCAGGAGACCAAGACCACCTGGCATCCCGTGGGATATTAACCGATGTTTCCGCACTCTATGCAACGATCATTACCTGATTTCCTGCGATATGCCGCGCCGGGACTGTTCCTGGCGGTGGCCCTGCTTGCAGCCTCCTGCAGTGGCCCGGCACGCATGCCTTCCGAACCGGGGGGCGGCGGAGAGGCGCCCGGCGACACTGCGGCCGCAGCGACAGATGAGACTCGCACCGCCTCGGAGCAGGAACTGCTCAACGCCAACCGCTCCAGCCTGGCCGATCTGCACGCCACCCAGCATAGCGATATCCCGGAAACGCTCATGCAGCAGCGGGAGGTGCGGGAGGAGCCCATAGACTCCACCGCGGGCTTTCGCATCCAGATCCATTCCAGCCGCAGCCTGCAACTGGCCGACTCGGTAGCCTCGCAGTTCCGGGTCTGGGCCGACACCACACTTACCTTCCAGGCCGATACCTACACCTTCTTCCAGCCGCCCTTTTACAAGGTACACGTGGGGAATTTCCGCGACCACCGACGGGCTGATGCCTATTCCCGGCTGGTGCAGCGGCGCATCCCCGACGCATGGGTAGTACCCGACCGCATCGAGCCCGACCGGGTGCCGGCCGATACCACGCATTTCGGGCTGCGGGAGGCGGAACAAAGGTAGGCAGACCGTACGGCGGGCTGAAGAGAGGCGGTCAGACGTTGAAGCGGAAGAGAATGACGTCGCCGTCCTGCACCACGTAGTCCTTGCCCTCCTGGCGCATGCGCCCGGCGTCGCGCACGGCCTTCTCCGAGCGGAGCTCCTTAAAAGTTTCGAAGCTGGCCGTCTCGGCGCGGATGAAGCCGCGCTGGAAGTCGGTGTGGATCTTGCCGGCCGCCTCCGGGGCGGTCTTGCCCTTCTCCAGGGTCCACGCGCGGGTCTCCTTCGGTCCCGTGGTAAAGAAGGTGATCAGCCCCAGCTCCTTGTAGGCGGCCTGGATCAGGCGGTCGAGTCCTCCGCTCTCCACGCCCAGCTCCTCCAGAAAGGCCTCCTTCTCGTCCTCCTCCAGCTCGGCGATCTCCGCCTCGATCTTGGCACAGAAGGTCACCACCTCGTCGCCGTGCTCGGAGGCGATCTCTCGAACCGTGTCCACCCACCGGTTGCCCGAGTCGAGATCCTCCTCGGAGACGTTGCAGGCGTAAAGCACCGGCTTCTCCGACAGCAGGAAGAGCTCGCGGTAGTAGCGGCGTTTTTCCTCGTCGGCCGGGAAGGTGCGCGCGGAGTTGCCCACCTCAAGGTGCTCCTTCAGTTCGGTGACCACCTCCAGCCTCCTGATGTCCTCCCTCTCGCCACTCTTGGCGGCCTTCTTGAGGTTTTCCCAGCGCTTCTCCACCGAATCGAGGTCCTTAAGGATAAGCTCGTCCTCGATGATGCGGATGTCACGCGCCGGGTCCACGCTCCCCTCCACGTGCACCACGTTCTCGTCGTCGAAGCAGCGCACCACGTGCACGATGAGGTCCACCTCCCGGATGTGCGACAGGAAGGCGTTGCCCTTGCCCTTCCCTTCGGAGGCCCCTTTGACCAGGCCCGCTATGTCCACGAACTCCACGCTGGTAGGCACCTTCTCCTTGGACTCGGAGAGGCCGAAGAGAGTGTCCAGGCGCTTGTCGGGCACCGGCACCACCCCCACGTTGGGATCGATGGTGCAGAAGGGAAAGTTGGCGGCGTCGGCCCCCGCGTCGCTGAGGGCGTTGAACAGGGTGGACTTGCCCACGTTGGGCAGGCCCACGATTCCACATTTGAGGCTCATAGGTCGGTTTGCAAACAGGGTATGCGTTGAAAATTCGGTTCGGTGCCGCTCAGTCGATGCTAGGCTGCTGGATAAACTCCTCTTCGGGCAGCAGCACGGCTGTCAGCGTGCCCATGCCGCGGGAGGCGAAAACACAGCCCGTGTCGATGCCAATCATGTTGGCCCGGCGCAGCGGCCGGGTCCGTGGCGTGTGGCCGAAGACCACCGTCTTCTCCCAGGCGGTTTCGGGGGCGGCCAGGTGGGAGCGCTCCCAGAGCAAGTCGCTGTGATGCTCCTCGTCCTCCACCGCCTCCCGGATGGTAAGGCCGGGCGGCAGACCCGCGTGCACGAAAAAGTAGTCCGGGGTATCGTAAAAGAGGCGGGTAGCCTCGAAGAAATCCATATGCGCGTCGGGGATGTCCTCCACGCCGGGCGCGTCCCCGTAGGAGTCGAGGGTCTCCCCTCCCCCGTTCAACATCCAGTTGGCGAAGTTGCCCATCCGTATGCCCTCCAGCAACATCTGCTCATGATTGCCCCGCAGGAAGACGCAGTCGTGGTCCTCCCGGAAGCTAAGCAGGAAATCGACCACGCCCTTCGAATCGGGTCCACGGTCGATGTAGTCGCCCACGAAGACGATCTGCCGTCGGGCCAGCTCTGCGGGGTCCATTTTGTCGACCAGGGCCTCCAGGGAGGCGGCGCAACCGTGCACGTCGCCTACAGCGATATACTTGTCAGCTTCAGCCAAAGGTGAGGGTCAGGAATTGGTATTAGTTTCGATAAGTCCGCGTCCGCTCTTCTCGATGCGGCCCTCTTCACGCAGGGCACCCAGCGCGGAGTCGAGGATGCCGTTTACAAAACGTCCCGACTTGTTGGTGGAGAAACGCTTGGCCAGTTCAATGGCCTCGTTCATGGTCACCTTAGTGGGAATCTCCTCGAAGAAGAGGAACTCGC encodes the following:
- a CDS encoding aldehyde dehydrogenase family protein; this encodes MSDRLDVQKTYKTYVGGAFPRSESGRTYKVMDGEGEPLANACRCSRKDVRDAVTAARKAFEGWSGRSAYNRGQILYRIGEMLEGRAGQFAAELQKTGLKKKSAERRVELAIDRLIYYAGWTDKIAQVFGTVNPVASSHFNFSMPEPTGVVGIWAPEESPLLGLVSVVAPVIAGGNTCVVLASESKPLGAVSFAEVLHSSDVPGGVVNILTGRREELTSHLSSHMNINGLLYTDAGFIEQYGKQIEENAALNVKRVAGEAVEDWTDEAQSNPYRVTDFQETKTTWHPVGY
- the ychF gene encoding redox-regulated ATPase YchF, which codes for MSLKCGIVGLPNVGKSTLFNALSDAGADAANFPFCTIDPNVGVVPVPDKRLDTLFGLSESKEKVPTSVEFVDIAGLVKGASEGKGKGNAFLSHIREVDLIVHVVRCFDDENVVHVEGSVDPARDIRIIEDELILKDLDSVEKRWENLKKAAKSGEREDIRRLEVVTELKEHLEVGNSARTFPADEEKRRYYRELFLLSEKPVLYACNVSEEDLDSGNRWVDTVREIASEHGDEVVTFCAKIEAEIAELEEDEKEAFLEELGVESGGLDRLIQAAYKELGLITFFTTGPKETRAWTLEKGKTAPEAAGKIHTDFQRGFIRAETASFETFKELRSEKAVRDAGRMRQEGKDYVVQDGDVILFRFNV
- a CDS encoding metallophosphoesterase family protein; this encodes MAEADKYIAVGDVHGCAASLEALVDKMDPAELARRQIVFVGDYIDRGPDSKGVVDFLLSFREDHDCVFLRGNHEQMLLEGIRMGNFANWMLNGGGETLDSYGDAPGVEDIPDAHMDFFEATRLFYDTPDYFFVHAGLPPGLTIREAVEDEEHHSDLLWERSHLAAPETAWEKTVVFGHTPRTRPLRRANMIGIDTGCVFASRGMGTLTAVLLPEEEFIQQPSID